One Manihot esculenta cultivar AM560-2 chromosome 18, M.esculenta_v8, whole genome shotgun sequence genomic window carries:
- the LOC110605905 gene encoding protein RGF1 INDUCIBLE TRANSCRIPTION FACTOR 1 isoform X2 encodes MGILIKVNLNHIGRVGCNNILLVGGLLQIRRSSYHNVVRVSEMQKYIDISCVQTYIINSAKIVFLNERPQPRPGKGVTNTCEICCRSLLDSFRFCSLGCKLGGMKRGDPDLTFSLRVKPNRDPILGESESDESSTPKKMRKTHAFNRLMDGLSIYSLDGHNNDVSSGDDATTNLSPSTPPIYNHRNARRRKGIPHRAPF; translated from the exons ATGGGGATTCTAATAAAAGTGAAT TTGAATCACATTGGAAGAGTCGGCTGCAATAATATATTGTTGGTCGGGGGATTGTTGCAGATAAGGCGGTCTTCGTACCATAACGTGGTGAGGGTAAGTGAAATGCAGAAGTACATAGATATATCCTGCGTCCAGACCTACATTATCAATAGCGCCAAAATCGTATTCCTGAACGAGCGGCCTCAGCCAAGGCCTGGAAAAGGAGTCACTAACACTTGCGAGATTTGTTGCAGAAGCCTCCTTGATTCCTTCAGATTCTGTTCTCTTGGATGCAag CTTGGAGGCATGAAGCGGGGTGACCCGGACCTCACATTTTCGCTCAGGGTGAAGCCCAATCGGGATCCGATCCTTGGCGAGTCTGAATCCGATGAGTCCTCTACCCCAAAGAAGATGAGAAAGACGCATGCGTTCAACCGGTTGATGGATGGACTTTCTATTTATTCTTTAGATGGGCATAACAATGATGTTAGCTCGGGAGATGACGCCACAACCAACCTTTCTCCATCTACTCCTCCCATTTATAATCACCGCAATGCAAGGAGGAGAAAGGGTATTCCTCATCGTGCTCCATTTTGA
- the LOC110605905 gene encoding protein RGF1 INDUCIBLE TRANSCRIPTION FACTOR 1 isoform X1 yields MVSPFGQMGKQDLGPPWLRPMLRASYFIPCAVHGDSNKSECNMFCLDCMDNALCSYCLIDHKDHHVVQIRRSSYHNVVRVSEMQKYIDISCVQTYIINSAKIVFLNERPQPRPGKGVTNTCEICCRSLLDSFRFCSLGCKLGGMKRGDPDLTFSLRVKPNRDPILGESESDESSTPKKMRKTHAFNRLMDGLSIYSLDGHNNDVSSGDDATTNLSPSTPPIYNHRNARRRKGIPHRAPF; encoded by the exons atG GTGAGTCCATTTGGGCAGATGGGCAAGCAGGATTTGGGTCCACCATGGTTGAGACCAATGCTGAGAGCCAGCTATTTCATTCCCTGCGCAGTTCATGGGGATTCTAATAAAAGTGAATGTAATATGTTTTGCTTAGATTGTATGGATAATGCCCTCTGCTCTTATTGTTTGATTGATCATAAAGATCACCATGTTGTTCAG ATAAGGCGGTCTTCGTACCATAACGTGGTGAGGGTAAGTGAAATGCAGAAGTACATAGATATATCCTGCGTCCAGACCTACATTATCAATAGCGCCAAAATCGTATTCCTGAACGAGCGGCCTCAGCCAAGGCCTGGAAAAGGAGTCACTAACACTTGCGAGATTTGTTGCAGAAGCCTCCTTGATTCCTTCAGATTCTGTTCTCTTGGATGCAag CTTGGAGGCATGAAGCGGGGTGACCCGGACCTCACATTTTCGCTCAGGGTGAAGCCCAATCGGGATCCGATCCTTGGCGAGTCTGAATCCGATGAGTCCTCTACCCCAAAGAAGATGAGAAAGACGCATGCGTTCAACCGGTTGATGGATGGACTTTCTATTTATTCTTTAGATGGGCATAACAATGATGTTAGCTCGGGAGATGACGCCACAACCAACCTTTCTCCATCTACTCCTCCCATTTATAATCACCGCAATGCAAGGAGGAGAAAGGGTATTCCTCATCGTGCTCCATTTTGA